In Salvelinus alpinus chromosome 22, SLU_Salpinus.1, whole genome shotgun sequence, one genomic interval encodes:
- the LOC139549092 gene encoding cytochrome P450 2M1-like: protein MDLQHVLQSDILSIIMSIAVIILLWKYMGKQSSYGHLPPGPSLIPLLGNLLQMDLKRPDKSYMELSKKYGSVFTVWLGPKPVVVVSGYQAIKEALVDQGEEFNGRANPAITLKLLNEHGVGSSNGQRWKTLRSFSLMSLKNLGIGCRSLEERVQEEAKSLVKAFSEYGDSTVNPKELLFHTIINLFWSIVFGRRFEYNDPEFQIFYKPVYTYFDMLKSKVSTLYNISPRIVECFPGKHQELFKAIDKAKAYIRLEADRRLKSLDTSNPQDYFDVFLVKMLEEKDQPGTEFNYDNLFPCVWDLFAASTETLSSTLSHACLMMIKYPDIQEKVQKEIDEVIGSNRVSTADDRRKMPYTDAVIHEIQRSMSLAPTAVPHQMTRDTTFHNYHIPKGTTVFPLLSSVLFDPKLFKKPDEFDPENFLDENGRFKENNGFLAFGLGKRSCLGDGMGIPRMVLFLFFTSLLQRFTFRGTKPPEEIDDTVVSYFIGRLARPYTCYVKLRTANI from the exons ATGGATTTACAACATGTATTGCAGAGTGacattttgtccataataatgtcCATAGCGGTTATTATTTTACTTTGGAAGTACATGGGGAAACAGAGCAGTTATGGACATTTGCCACCGGGTCCTTCACTAATTCCTCTTCTTGGTAACTTGTTACAAATGGATCTGAAACGACCGGACAAGTCCTACATGGAG CTCAGTAAGAAATACGGCTCAGTGTTTACTGTGTGGTTGGGCCCCAAACCTGTAGTGGTGGTCTCTGGCTATCAGGCCATCAAGGAAGCTCTGGTAGACCAAGGAGAAGAGTTCAATGGAAGAGCCAACCCTGCCATTACCCTGAAACTCCTTAACGAGCACG GGGTGGGATCAAGTAATGGGCAGAGATGGAAAACTCTTCGCAGCTTCTCCTTGATGTCCCTGAAAAACCTCGGAATAGGATGCAGGAGCCTCGAGGAGAGGGTCCAAGAGGAAGCTAAGAGTCTAGTGAAAGCCTTCAGTGAATATGGAG ATTCCACTGTGAACCCCAAAGAGCTCCTGTTCCATACTATCATCAACCTATTCTGGTCCATAGTCTTTGGGCGCAGGTTTGAATACAACGACCCAGAGTTTCAGATCTTCTACAAGCCTGTTTATACATACTTCGACATGCTAAAAAGCAAAGTGTCAACG CTGTACAACATTTCCCCCAGAATCGTTGAGTGCTTTCCAGGAAAACACCAAGAGTTGTTTAAGGCCATAGACAAGGCCAAAGCTTACATACGACTGGAAGCAGATCGTCGCCTTAAAAGCCTGGACACCTCTAACCCCCAGGACTACTTTGATGTATTCTTGGTTAAAATGCTGGAG GAGAAAGATCAGCCCGGGACTGAGTTCAACTATGACAACTTGTTTCCGTGTGTGTGGGATCTGTTTGCTGCCAGCACAGAGACCCTGTCCTCCACCCTATCACACGCCTGTCTGATGATGATCAAGTACCCTGACATCCAAG AGAAAGTTCAGAAGGAGATAGACGAGGTGATTGGCTCGAACAGAGTCTCCACGGCTGACGACAGACGTAAGATGCCCTACACGGACGCTGTCATCCACGAAATTCAGAGAAGTATGAGTCTTGCTCCCACTGCTGTCCCTCACCAAATGACCCGAGACACAACGTTCCACAACTACCACATCCCAAAG GGAACCACGGTGTTTCCACTGTTGTCCTCTGTGCTGTTTGACCCCAAACTGTTCAAGAAGCCAGATGAGTTTGACCCAGAGAACTTCCTGGATGAAAATGGACGCTTTAAGGAAAACAATGGATTTCTTGCTTTTGGACTGG GGAAGCGGTCCTGCCTGGGAGATGGAATGGGGATTCCCAGGATGGTGCTCTTCCTATTCTTTACTTCCCTTCTTCAGCGCTTCACCTTCAGGGGCACAAAACCTCCAGAGGAAATTGACGATACTGTAGTATCCTACTTTATTGGCCGCCTGGCGCGCCCCTACACCTGCTATGTCAAACTCAGGACAGCAAATATTTAA